The following are from one region of the Coffea eugenioides isolate CCC68of chromosome 2, Ceug_1.0, whole genome shotgun sequence genome:
- the LOC113760208 gene encoding F-box/kelch-repeat protein At1g57790-like, with product MAPWADLPEDLFRTIWEKLSFGDLVRSSAVCKDWWDKSKGIRRKSSLPWIFYLERDLYLVQPKLFDPCSRESYNLKTANRTKIFDFIIAAKLCASKKGWLLFARKVKVPCETLFLVYSPISNDYFWLPTLMDHHSDVATFSTNPTAPDCVFFISYRHLGDTYIATYSFGKDNWCTQKVEVDYILHDEPISSVVYSEQKGEFYCVCDGGELAKFAIVGRRWNVITQNRRTLKELAAKTWKHQGLVPGSITIRHWLFQYEGQLLLVFLVRNLKDGKYMFSISYFDWSQNRWAVKDNVGNFAVMLSCLSSCSPSVLLSRVEDAEDCLCKYQVSSVSNLKVYGYRPLFTCEQCLVEPPCAIGD from the coding sequence ATGGCGCCTTGGGCTGATCTTCCTGAGGATCTTTTCAGGACAATCTGGGAGAAATTGAGCTTTGGTGACCTGGTTCGTTCGAGTGCAGTTTGCAAAGATTGGTGGGACAAAAGTAAAGGAATTAGGCGTAAAAGCAGTCTACCATGGATATTCTACTTAGAGAGGGATCTATACCTTGTCCAACCAAAGCTGTTTGACCCTTGTTCCAGGGAATCATACAACCTTAAAACTGCCAATCGGACAAAGATATTCGACTTTATCATCGCTGCAAAATTATGCGCTTCGAAAAAAGGCTGGTTGCTTTTTGCTAGGAAGGTTAAGGTACCATGTGAGACCTTATTTTTAGTCTACAGTCCTATTTCCAATGATTACTTCTGGCTCCCCACTTTGATGGATCATCATTCTGATGTTGCTACTTTTTCCACAAACCCTACTGCTCCAGATTGTGTATTTTTCATATCGTATCGACATCTTGGCGACACTTACATTGCTACATATTCTTTCGGTAAGGATAACTGGTGTACACAAAAAGTTGAGGTTGATTATATTCTACACGATGAACCAATTTCAAGTGTGGTTTATAGTGAACAAAAAGGAGAATTTTATTGTGTTTGTGACGGAGGAGAACTAGCAAAATTTGCCATTGTTGGCCGCCGTTGGAACGTGATCACACAAAACCGTCGAACTCTAAAAGAATTGGCAGCAAAAACATGGAAGCATCAAGGGTTAGTCCCAGGATCAATTACAATTAGGCATTGGTTATTTCAATACGAGGGTCAGCTTCTACTAGTTTTCCTTGTTAGAAATTTGAAGGATGGGAAATATATGTTTAGTATTTCCTATTTCGACTGGTCCCAGAACAGGTGGGCTGTCAAGGATAATGTGGGTAACTTTGCAGTAATGCTTTCATGCCTTTCGAGTTGTTCTCCTTCTGTGCTACTATCCAGAGTTGAGGATGCAGAAGATTGTTTATGCAAGTATCAAGTCTCCTCGGTTAGCAACTTGAAGGTTTATGGGTATAGGCCTCTATTTACCTGTGAACAATGTCTAGTTGAACCTCCTTGTGCTATAGGAGATTGA